The Microbacterium trichothecenolyticum sequence GCGACGAGATGCTCGCGGGCGGCTACCGCAAGAAGTACCTGCGGGCCATCTCGCGCCTGGTCGCCTTGACGCATTCATAGAGGCAGCTCATCGTCGGCTCACGGATTCACGAAACGTGATCTTTACAAACTCGACCCCTACGTAACGCGCCTGTAACACAACGCGAACGCCGACGGTAACCCGCGATGGGAACACTGAGAGAACCCGACGCTACACCTGCGTCCCCGCAGAGAGGTTCCCTCCGAGATGGATCAAGGCAACACCGCATTCATCCTGTTAGCAGCCGCCCTGGTGCTGCTCATGACACCAGGACTCGCATTCTTCTACGGCGGCCTCGTCAAGGCCAAGAGCGTCATCAGCATGATGATGATGAGCTTCGGCGCCATGGGCCTCATCGGAGTCCTGTGGGTGCTGTACGGCTACTCGATCGCTTTCCCCGCCACCGAGGCCGGCACCACGCAGTTCCCCTGGACGATCGACACCGCCGACTTCGGTCTCGCGAGCGCGATGACCATCCCTGACGGCGCCACCTACCCGCCCCTGGCCTTCGTCGCGTTCCAGGCAACGTTCGCCATCATCACCGTGGCGCTGGTCTCAGGCGCCATCGCCGACCGCGCCAAGTTCGGCTCGTGGATGATCTTCGCGGCCATCTGGGCCACGGTCGTCTACTTCCCCGTCGCGAGCTGGGTCTTCAACTTCGGCCTCAACACCGAAGACGGCTCGTTCTCGTACGGCGGCTGGATCACGCACGGCCTGCAGGACGTCTTCGGCGTCGGCGCGATCGACTTCGCCGGTGGAACCGCGGTGCACATCAACGCCGGTGCGGCGGCTCTCGCCCTCGCCCTGGTGCTCGGCAAGCGCGTCGGCTTCCAGAAGGGCGCTCACGTCCCCCACAACCCGCCGTTCGTCCTGCTCGGCGCGGGCCTGCTGTGGTTCGGCTGGTTCGGCTTCAACGCCGGCTCCGAGCTCGCCGCCGACGGCACCGCCGCGCTGGCCTTCGTGAACACCATCGCGGCTCCCGCCGCAGCCCTGCTGTCGTGGCTGATCGTCGAGAAGATCAAGGACGGCAAGCCCACCTCC is a genomic window containing:
- a CDS encoding ammonium transporter, whose translation is MDQGNTAFILLAAALVLLMTPGLAFFYGGLVKAKSVISMMMMSFGAMGLIGVLWVLYGYSIAFPATEAGTTQFPWTIDTADFGLASAMTIPDGATYPPLAFVAFQATFAIITVALVSGAIADRAKFGSWMIFAAIWATVVYFPVASWVFNFGLNTEDGSFSYGGWITHGLQDVFGVGAIDFAGGTAVHINAGAAALALALVLGKRVGFQKGAHVPHNPPFVLLGAGLLWFGWFGFNAGSELAADGTAALAFVNTIAAPAAALLSWLIVEKIKDGKPTSVGAASGAVAGLVAITPACAALTPFWAIILGLLAGVVCALAIDLKYKLGFDDSLDVVGVHLVGGLLGTLYIGFFATNTGLINSGSFNQLIVQAIAAFAVLIYSFVLAFIIGFAIEKTIGFRVKNEDEIAGIDTVVHGEEGYVLSDARA